The following coding sequences lie in one Anomalospiza imberbis isolate Cuckoo-Finch-1a 21T00152 chromosome 17, ASM3175350v1, whole genome shotgun sequence genomic window:
- the SLC12A5 gene encoding solute carrier family 12 member 5 isoform X1 — MLNNLTDCEDGDGGASQGDGNPKESSPFINSTDLEKGKEYDGKNMALFEEEMDTSPMVSSLLSGLANYTNLPQGSREHEEAENNDGGKKKPVQAPRMGTFMGVYLPCLQNIFGVILFLRLTWVVGIAGIMESFCMVFLCCSCTMLTAISMSAIATNGVVPAGGSYYMISRSLGPEFGGAVGLCFYLGTTFAGAMYILGTIEILLAYIFPAMAIFKAEDASGEAAAMLNNMRVYGTCVLTCMATVVFVGVKYVNKFALVFLGCVILSILAIYAGVIKSAFDPPSFPICLLGNRTLSRHGFDLCTKMVVEGNETVGSKLWELFCTSRFLNATCDEYFTMNNVTEIEGIPGAASGLIQENLWSSYLTKGVIVEKRGLPSVSSPDTPVDMDQPYVFSDMTSYFTLLVGIYFPSVTGIMAGSNRSGDLRDAQKSIPTGTILAIATTSAVYISSVVLFGACIEGVVLRDKFGEAVNGNLVVGTLAWPSPWVIVIGSFFSTCGAGLQSLTGAPRLLQAISRDGIVPFLRVFGHGKANGEPTWALLLTACICEIGILIASLDEVAPILSMFFLMCYMFVNLACAVQTLLRTPNWRPRFRYYHWTLSFLGMSLCLALMFICSWYYALVAMLIAGLIYKYIEYRGAEKEWGDGIRGLSLSAARYALLRLEEGPPHTKNWRPQLLVLVRGDQEQNVVHPQLLSFTSQLKAGKGLTIVASVLEGTFLDNHPQAQRAEESIRRLMEAEKVKGFCQVVISSNLRDGMSHLIQSSGLGGLQHNTVLVGWPRSWRQKEDHQTWRNFIELVRETTAGHLALLVAKNVAMFPGNQERFSEGHIDVWWIVHDGGMLMLLPFLLRQHKVWRKCKMRIFTVAQMDDNSIQMKKDLTTFLYHLRITAEVEVVEMHESDISAYTYEKTLVMEQRSQILKQMHLTKNEREREIQSITDESRGSIRRKNPANTRLRLNVPEEQAADGEEKPEEEVQLIHDKNATTFSSSSQSPGDEVEAAPEKVHLTWTKEKSVAEKNKSKSPVSPEGIKDFFSMKPEWENLNQSNVRRMHTAVRLNEVIVKKSQDAKLVLLNMPGPPRNRKGDENYMEFLEVLTEHLDRVLLVRGGGREVITIYS; from the exons ATGCTGAACAACCTGACCGACTGCGAGGACGGCGACGGCGGCGCCAGCCAAG GCGATGGCAATCCCAAGGAGAGCAGCCCTTTCATTAACAGCACGGACCTGGAGAAGGGCAAGGAGTACGATGGCAAGAACATGGCCCTCTTCGAG GAGGAGATGGACACAAGCCCTATGGTCTCATCCCTGCTGAGTGGACTGGCCAATTACACCAACCTGCCACAGGGCAGCCGGGAGCATGAGGAGGCTGAGAACAATGATGGAGGCAAGAAGAAGCCGGTGCAG GCCCCACGGATGGGCACCTTCATGGGTGTCTACCTGCCCTGCCTTCAGAACATTTTTGGAGTCATCCTCTTCCTGCGTCTCACCTGGGTGGTGGGGATCGCTGGCATCATGGAGTCATTCTGCATGgtcttcctctgctgctcctgc ACGATGCTGACGGCCATTTCCATGAGTGCCATCGCCACCAACGGTGTGGTGCCAG CGGGTGGCTCCTACTACATGATCTCACGCTCCCTGGGACCTGAGTTTGGTGGGGCCGTGGGGCTCTGCTTCTACCTGGGCACCACCTTTGCCGGTGCCATGTACATCCTGGGCACCATCGAAATCCTGCTG GCCTACATCTTCCCGGCCATGGCCATCTTCAAGGCAGAGGATGCCAGCGGTGAGGCAGCCGCAATGCTCAACAACATGCGTGTGTACGGCACCTGTGTGCTGACCTGCATGGCCACCGTCGTGTTCGTGGGTGTCAAGTATGTCAACAAATTTGCCCTGGTCTTCCTGGGCTGTGTCATCCTCTCCATCCTTGCCATCTATGCCGGTGTCATCAAATCTGCCTTTGACCCGCCAAGCTTCCC gaTCTGCCTCCTGGGCAACAGGACCCTCTCACGCCATGGCTTCGACCTCTGCACCAAGATGGTGGTGGAGGGGAACGAGACGGTTGGCTCCAAGCTCTGGGAGCTTTTCTGCACCTCCCGCTTCCTCAATGCGACCTGTGATGAGTACTTCACCATGAACAATGTCACTGAGATCGAGGGCATCCCCGGCGCTGCCAGCGGCCTCATCCAAG AGAACCTCTGGAGCTCATACCTGACCAAGGGCGTGATCGTGGAGAAGCGGGGGCTGCCCTCAGTGAGCTCCCCCGACACCCCAGTGGACATGGACCAGCCCTACGTCTTCAGCGACATGACGTCCTACTTCACCCTGCTCGTCGGCATCTACTTCCCCTCCGTCACAG GCATCATGGCTGGGTCCAACCGCTCTGGAGACCTGCGGGATGCCCAGAAGTCCATCCCCACGGGCACCATCCTGGCCATTGCCACCACCTCTGCGGTCT ATATCAGCTCTGTTGTTCTCTTTGGAGCATGCATCGAGGGGGTCGTCCTGCGTGACAA GTTTGGTGAGGCTGTCAACGGGAACCTGGTGGTTGGCACCCTGGCGTGGCCGTCCCCGTGGGTCATTGTCATTGGCTCGTTCTTCTCCACCTGTGGGGCTGGGTTGCAGAGTCTCACCGGAGCCCCTCGCCTCCTGCAGGccatctccagggatgggatcGTACCCTTCCTCAGG GTCTTCGGCCATGGCAAAGCCAACGGGGAGCCGACATGGgccctgctgctcacagcctgcATCTGCGAGATCGGGATCCTGATCGCCTCCCTGGACGAGGTGGCTCCCATCCTCTCCAT GTTCTTCCTCATGTGCTACATGTTTGTCAACCTGGCGTGTGCCGTGCAAACGCTGCTGCGGACGCCCAACTGGCGGCCCCGCTTCCGCTACTACCACTG GACCCTGTCCTTCCTGGGCATGAGCCTGTGCCTGGCGCTGATGTTCATCTGCTCCTGGTACTACGCACTGGTGGCCATGCTGATCGCTGGCCTCATCTACAAATACATCGAGTACCGCGG GGCGGAGAAGGAGTGGGGTGATGGGATCCGGGGCCTGTCCCTGAGCGCAGCCCGCTATGCCCTGTTGCGGTTGGAGGAAGGGCCCCCACACACCAAAAACTGGAG GCCGCAGCTGCTGGTCTTGGTCCGTGGGGATCAGGAGCAGAATGTGGTGCACCCGCAGCTCCTGTCCTTCACGTCGCAGCTCAAGGCTGGGAAGGGCCTCACTATCGTGGCCTCTGTGTTAGAAGGGACCTTCCTGGACAACCATCCTCAGGCGCAGAGGGCGGAGGAG TCCATCCGGCGCCTGATGGAAGCGGAGAAGGTGAAGGGCTTTTGTCAGGTGGTGATCTCCTCTAACCTGCGGGATGGCATGTCCCACCTCATCCAGTCCAgcgggctgggggggctgcagcacaACACAGTGCTGGTGGGCTGGCCCCGCAGCTGGCGCCAGAAGGAGGATCACCAGACCTGGAGGAACTTCATTG AGTTGGTGCGAGAGACCACAGCTGGGCATCTGGCCTTGCTGGTGGCCAAGAATGTTGCCATGTTTCCGGGCAACCAGGAGCGGTTCTCGGAGGGCCACATCGACGTCTGGTGGATTGTCCACGATGGGGGGATGCTGAtgctgctgcccttcctcctGCGGCAGCACAAG GTGTGGCGTAAGTGCAAGATGCGCATCTTCACGGTGGCACAGATGGATGACAACAGTATCCAGATGAAGAAGGACCTGACCACGTTCCTGTACCACCTGCGCATCACCGCAGAGGTGGAGGTGGTGGAGATG CACGAGAGTGACATCTCTGCCTACACCTATGAGAAGACGCTGGTGATGGAGCAGCGTTCCCAGATCCTCAAGCAAATGCACCTCACCAAGAATGAGCGGGAGCGGGAG ATCCAGAGCATCACGGATGAGTCCCGTGGCTCCATCCGGCGCAAGAACCCGGCCAACACACGCCTGCGCCTGAACGTCCCCGAGGAGCAGGCTGCCGACGGCGAGGAGAagccagaggaggag GTCCAACTAATCCATGACAAGAACGCCACCACCTTCTCTAGCAGCTCTCAGTCTCCTGGTGATGAGGTGGAGGCAGCCCCTGAGAAGGTGCATCTCACCTGGACCAAGGAGAAGTCCGTTGCTGAGAAGAACAAGAGCAAGAGCCCTGTCAGCCCTGAGGGCATCAAAGACTTCTTCAGCATGAAGCC GGAGTGGGAGAACCT GAACCAGTCCAATGTGCGGAGGATGCACACAGCTGTGAGGCTCAATGAGGTGATTGTGAAGAAGTCCCAGGATGCCAAGCTGGTCCTGCTGAACATGCCAGGGCCTCCCCGTAACCGGAAAGGGGATGAGAACT ACATGGAGTTCCTGGAGGTGCTGACGGAGCATCTGGACAGAGTGCTCCTGGTGCGTGGTGGGGGCCGGGAGGTCATCACCATCTACTCCTGA
- the SLC12A5 gene encoding solute carrier family 12 member 5 isoform X2, which translates to MSGRFTVTGGGGDGNPKESSPFINSTDLEKGKEYDGKNMALFEEEMDTSPMVSSLLSGLANYTNLPQGSREHEEAENNDGGKKKPVQAPRMGTFMGVYLPCLQNIFGVILFLRLTWVVGIAGIMESFCMVFLCCSCTMLTAISMSAIATNGVVPAGGSYYMISRSLGPEFGGAVGLCFYLGTTFAGAMYILGTIEILLAYIFPAMAIFKAEDASGEAAAMLNNMRVYGTCVLTCMATVVFVGVKYVNKFALVFLGCVILSILAIYAGVIKSAFDPPSFPICLLGNRTLSRHGFDLCTKMVVEGNETVGSKLWELFCTSRFLNATCDEYFTMNNVTEIEGIPGAASGLIQENLWSSYLTKGVIVEKRGLPSVSSPDTPVDMDQPYVFSDMTSYFTLLVGIYFPSVTGIMAGSNRSGDLRDAQKSIPTGTILAIATTSAVYISSVVLFGACIEGVVLRDKFGEAVNGNLVVGTLAWPSPWVIVIGSFFSTCGAGLQSLTGAPRLLQAISRDGIVPFLRVFGHGKANGEPTWALLLTACICEIGILIASLDEVAPILSMFFLMCYMFVNLACAVQTLLRTPNWRPRFRYYHWTLSFLGMSLCLALMFICSWYYALVAMLIAGLIYKYIEYRGAEKEWGDGIRGLSLSAARYALLRLEEGPPHTKNWRPQLLVLVRGDQEQNVVHPQLLSFTSQLKAGKGLTIVASVLEGTFLDNHPQAQRAEESIRRLMEAEKVKGFCQVVISSNLRDGMSHLIQSSGLGGLQHNTVLVGWPRSWRQKEDHQTWRNFIELVRETTAGHLALLVAKNVAMFPGNQERFSEGHIDVWWIVHDGGMLMLLPFLLRQHKVWRKCKMRIFTVAQMDDNSIQMKKDLTTFLYHLRITAEVEVVEMHESDISAYTYEKTLVMEQRSQILKQMHLTKNEREREIQSITDESRGSIRRKNPANTRLRLNVPEEQAADGEEKPEEEVQLIHDKNATTFSSSSQSPGDEVEAAPEKVHLTWTKEKSVAEKNKSKSPVSPEGIKDFFSMKPEWENLNQSNVRRMHTAVRLNEVIVKKSQDAKLVLLNMPGPPRNRKGDENYMEFLEVLTEHLDRVLLVRGGGREVITIYS; encoded by the exons GCGATGGCAATCCCAAGGAGAGCAGCCCTTTCATTAACAGCACGGACCTGGAGAAGGGCAAGGAGTACGATGGCAAGAACATGGCCCTCTTCGAG GAGGAGATGGACACAAGCCCTATGGTCTCATCCCTGCTGAGTGGACTGGCCAATTACACCAACCTGCCACAGGGCAGCCGGGAGCATGAGGAGGCTGAGAACAATGATGGAGGCAAGAAGAAGCCGGTGCAG GCCCCACGGATGGGCACCTTCATGGGTGTCTACCTGCCCTGCCTTCAGAACATTTTTGGAGTCATCCTCTTCCTGCGTCTCACCTGGGTGGTGGGGATCGCTGGCATCATGGAGTCATTCTGCATGgtcttcctctgctgctcctgc ACGATGCTGACGGCCATTTCCATGAGTGCCATCGCCACCAACGGTGTGGTGCCAG CGGGTGGCTCCTACTACATGATCTCACGCTCCCTGGGACCTGAGTTTGGTGGGGCCGTGGGGCTCTGCTTCTACCTGGGCACCACCTTTGCCGGTGCCATGTACATCCTGGGCACCATCGAAATCCTGCTG GCCTACATCTTCCCGGCCATGGCCATCTTCAAGGCAGAGGATGCCAGCGGTGAGGCAGCCGCAATGCTCAACAACATGCGTGTGTACGGCACCTGTGTGCTGACCTGCATGGCCACCGTCGTGTTCGTGGGTGTCAAGTATGTCAACAAATTTGCCCTGGTCTTCCTGGGCTGTGTCATCCTCTCCATCCTTGCCATCTATGCCGGTGTCATCAAATCTGCCTTTGACCCGCCAAGCTTCCC gaTCTGCCTCCTGGGCAACAGGACCCTCTCACGCCATGGCTTCGACCTCTGCACCAAGATGGTGGTGGAGGGGAACGAGACGGTTGGCTCCAAGCTCTGGGAGCTTTTCTGCACCTCCCGCTTCCTCAATGCGACCTGTGATGAGTACTTCACCATGAACAATGTCACTGAGATCGAGGGCATCCCCGGCGCTGCCAGCGGCCTCATCCAAG AGAACCTCTGGAGCTCATACCTGACCAAGGGCGTGATCGTGGAGAAGCGGGGGCTGCCCTCAGTGAGCTCCCCCGACACCCCAGTGGACATGGACCAGCCCTACGTCTTCAGCGACATGACGTCCTACTTCACCCTGCTCGTCGGCATCTACTTCCCCTCCGTCACAG GCATCATGGCTGGGTCCAACCGCTCTGGAGACCTGCGGGATGCCCAGAAGTCCATCCCCACGGGCACCATCCTGGCCATTGCCACCACCTCTGCGGTCT ATATCAGCTCTGTTGTTCTCTTTGGAGCATGCATCGAGGGGGTCGTCCTGCGTGACAA GTTTGGTGAGGCTGTCAACGGGAACCTGGTGGTTGGCACCCTGGCGTGGCCGTCCCCGTGGGTCATTGTCATTGGCTCGTTCTTCTCCACCTGTGGGGCTGGGTTGCAGAGTCTCACCGGAGCCCCTCGCCTCCTGCAGGccatctccagggatgggatcGTACCCTTCCTCAGG GTCTTCGGCCATGGCAAAGCCAACGGGGAGCCGACATGGgccctgctgctcacagcctgcATCTGCGAGATCGGGATCCTGATCGCCTCCCTGGACGAGGTGGCTCCCATCCTCTCCAT GTTCTTCCTCATGTGCTACATGTTTGTCAACCTGGCGTGTGCCGTGCAAACGCTGCTGCGGACGCCCAACTGGCGGCCCCGCTTCCGCTACTACCACTG GACCCTGTCCTTCCTGGGCATGAGCCTGTGCCTGGCGCTGATGTTCATCTGCTCCTGGTACTACGCACTGGTGGCCATGCTGATCGCTGGCCTCATCTACAAATACATCGAGTACCGCGG GGCGGAGAAGGAGTGGGGTGATGGGATCCGGGGCCTGTCCCTGAGCGCAGCCCGCTATGCCCTGTTGCGGTTGGAGGAAGGGCCCCCACACACCAAAAACTGGAG GCCGCAGCTGCTGGTCTTGGTCCGTGGGGATCAGGAGCAGAATGTGGTGCACCCGCAGCTCCTGTCCTTCACGTCGCAGCTCAAGGCTGGGAAGGGCCTCACTATCGTGGCCTCTGTGTTAGAAGGGACCTTCCTGGACAACCATCCTCAGGCGCAGAGGGCGGAGGAG TCCATCCGGCGCCTGATGGAAGCGGAGAAGGTGAAGGGCTTTTGTCAGGTGGTGATCTCCTCTAACCTGCGGGATGGCATGTCCCACCTCATCCAGTCCAgcgggctgggggggctgcagcacaACACAGTGCTGGTGGGCTGGCCCCGCAGCTGGCGCCAGAAGGAGGATCACCAGACCTGGAGGAACTTCATTG AGTTGGTGCGAGAGACCACAGCTGGGCATCTGGCCTTGCTGGTGGCCAAGAATGTTGCCATGTTTCCGGGCAACCAGGAGCGGTTCTCGGAGGGCCACATCGACGTCTGGTGGATTGTCCACGATGGGGGGATGCTGAtgctgctgcccttcctcctGCGGCAGCACAAG GTGTGGCGTAAGTGCAAGATGCGCATCTTCACGGTGGCACAGATGGATGACAACAGTATCCAGATGAAGAAGGACCTGACCACGTTCCTGTACCACCTGCGCATCACCGCAGAGGTGGAGGTGGTGGAGATG CACGAGAGTGACATCTCTGCCTACACCTATGAGAAGACGCTGGTGATGGAGCAGCGTTCCCAGATCCTCAAGCAAATGCACCTCACCAAGAATGAGCGGGAGCGGGAG ATCCAGAGCATCACGGATGAGTCCCGTGGCTCCATCCGGCGCAAGAACCCGGCCAACACACGCCTGCGCCTGAACGTCCCCGAGGAGCAGGCTGCCGACGGCGAGGAGAagccagaggaggag GTCCAACTAATCCATGACAAGAACGCCACCACCTTCTCTAGCAGCTCTCAGTCTCCTGGTGATGAGGTGGAGGCAGCCCCTGAGAAGGTGCATCTCACCTGGACCAAGGAGAAGTCCGTTGCTGAGAAGAACAAGAGCAAGAGCCCTGTCAGCCCTGAGGGCATCAAAGACTTCTTCAGCATGAAGCC GGAGTGGGAGAACCT GAACCAGTCCAATGTGCGGAGGATGCACACAGCTGTGAGGCTCAATGAGGTGATTGTGAAGAAGTCCCAGGATGCCAAGCTGGTCCTGCTGAACATGCCAGGGCCTCCCCGTAACCGGAAAGGGGATGAGAACT ACATGGAGTTCCTGGAGGTGCTGACGGAGCATCTGGACAGAGTGCTCCTGGTGCGTGGTGGGGGCCGGGAGGTCATCACCATCTACTCCTGA